A single genomic interval of Zingiber officinale cultivar Zhangliang chromosome 4A, Zo_v1.1, whole genome shotgun sequence harbors:
- the LOC121972053 gene encoding protein decapping 5-like, whose amino-acid sequence MAAEASRSGASADSYIGSLISLTSKSEIRYEGILYSINTEESSIGLRNVRSFGTEGRKQDGPQIPPSDKIYEYILFRGTDIKDLQVKSSPPPAQSTIINNDPAIIQSHYPHPASTSTSVPTVGSGGAADVTSHSAQLGLPGPTYQGSLPPYQPVGGLGTWGSSPTPPTANGSGLGMPPMYWQGYYAPSSGLPQLPQTALLRPPPGLPFPHSMQHPFQYPGINPSLPSGAQSLPELPPLFPQTNLNSVLTSTTLPLTLDPSSASSLSPETSSTLLQTKTPVATMAVSTLGISFPLASPSITNFEKVIPPTTSVFTANPIVGHGSAMPYLSVSQSESPAAVSSSSSKVEKPVALVTPDKLLPPSTSMLPSSQPSQTSNKDFDARIVDEKTKPLLPEPTLGAPTETKEPILPLPKSNVQKPNGATSHNFYNRGRGRGRGNEPRHVTKFTEDFDFMAMNEKFNKDEVWGHLGKNKAHLKDNDGMFQEDETYDTLEEDTLKLASKPMYVKDDFFDTLSSNTLDRGTHGGRTRFSEQLKIDAETFGDFARHRPSRGGGRGFRGGGRRGSYYGGGYGYNNRGRGYGYSHRTS is encoded by the exons TACGCTCTTTTGGAACTGAAGGCCGAAAGCAGGATGGGCCACAAATTCCTCCTAGTGACAAGATATATGAGTACATACTGTTTCGTGGAACTGACATCAAG GACTTGCAAGTTAAGTCTTCTCCACCACCCGCTCAGTCAACTATCATAAACAATGATCCTGCTATAATTCAG TCACATTATCCTCATCCTGCCTCTACCTCTACAAGTGTGCCTACTGTTGGCAGTGGAGGTGCAGCAGATGTTACTTCCCATTCGGCTCAGTTGGGACTTCCGGGCCCAACATATCAGGGCAGTTTACCCCCTTATCAGCCAGTTGGTGGCTTAGGGACTTGGGGTTCTTCACCCACCCCTCCGACTGCAAATGGCTCTGGGCTCGGAATGCCGCCAATGTATTGGCAAGGATATTATGCCCCATCTAGTGGGCTACCACAGCTTCCACAAACGGCATTGCTTCGACCACCACCAGGATTGCCTTTTCCTCATTCCATGCAGCACCCTTTTCAATATCCTGGAATAAATCCCTCTTTACCATCTGGAGCTCAGAGTTTGCCTGAGCTTCCTCCTCTGTTTCCACAAACCAATTTGAACTCAGTTCTGACATCTACTACATTGCCGTTGACATTGGATCCATCATCAGCAAGCTCGTTATCACCAGAAACATCATCCACTCTTCTGCAAACTAAAACTCCTGTTGCAACTATGGCTGTATCAACTCTTGGCATTAGTTTTCCTCTAGCCTCACCTTCGATTACTAATTTTGAGAAAGTTATACCTCCAACTACATCTGTTTTTACTGCCAACCCTATTGTTGGACATGGTTCTGCGATGCCATATTTATCTGTTTCACAGTCTGAATCTCCTGCTGCTGTTTCATCAAGTTCTAGTAAAGTTGAAAAACCAGTAGCCTTAGTGACTCCTGATAAGCTGTTGCCACCTAGCACCTCCATGCTTCCTTCTTCTCAGCCATCGCAAACAAGCAATAAAGATTTTGATGCTAGAATCGTTGACGAGAAAACTAAACCATTACTTCCTGAACCAACACTTGGTGCACCAACAGAAACCAAGGAGCCAATACTGCCACTGCCAAAATCCAACGTGCAAAAG CCAAATGGGGCTACCTCACACAATTTCTACAATAGGGGGCgtggaagagggagaggaaatgAG CCACGCCATGTGACTAAGTTTACTGAAGACTTTGATTTTATGGCAATGAATGAAAAATTCAACAAAGATGAAGTTTGGGGCCACCTTGGAAAAAATAAAGCCCATTTGAAGGATAATGATGGAATGTTTCAAGAAGATGAAACTTACGATACTCTGGAAGAAGATACTCTAAAGCTCGCATCCAAG CCTATGTATGTCAAGGACGATTTCTTCGATACACTTTCTTCCAACACTCTTGATCGAGGAACTCACGGTGGGAGGACAAGATTTTCAGAGCAGTTGAAAATAGACGCAGAG ACTTTTGGGGATTTTGCAAGACATCGTCCGAGTAGAGGTGGTGGGCGTGGCTTCCGTGGTGGAGGACGTCGAGGATCCTACTATGGAGGTGGCTATGGCTACAACAACAGGGGCCGGGGTTATGGTTACTCACATCGCACTTCCTAG